A region of the Sinorhizobium arboris LMG 14919 genome:
GGCGCATAGGCTATATCGCCACGCAGATAGAGGCGGCCGCCGTCAGCCCCTTCGGTCGAAATCGTGATCTCGGGCGCGTCGAGCAATTCTTCGTCGGCGGCCAGTACAATGTATGGCACCAACAGGCCTGCGCAGAATGCCGCGCTGCAAAATCCCCGTCGCCAATCCATGCGATGCCCTTTCGCTCGGCCATTCTTCAAAGTGCTGCCGGCCTTGCGCATCCGGGGAGACGCAAAGCGCTGCAGTACGGCGCTGACCATTCGCGTTAACTATTGCAGGCACGGGTTAACTACGGGTTAACCATGTATCTTAGGAATTCGTACGGGCCGGAAATCGGAAAGGCCGCCCCATGGGGCGGCCCCGAACTCCGCAATCCTGTTCCGGATCACTTGTATACGATCGGCTCGGCCGGCGGCACATAGGCCGCCTCGCAATTGTTGCCGAAGGAATAGCGCAGGCCCGCCCGCGCCTCGTGTACATAGATGTCCTTGTCGTAGGCCGGGCCACTGTTGAGATTGTAGCCGAACATGTTGCCGCCGTTGATATGACGGAAGCGGTAACCGACATCGGCCTTGAGGTTGCAGGTGAGATCCACGGCGGTACCGGCCATCAGCGCATAGGTGAAGCGCCAATCGCTTTCGCCCTTATGCTCGACCGTCGGGTCGCAATTGCTGGGATCGGTAACGTCGCAGCTCGTGTTACGCAGCGTTCCCCACTTCACCCGAGTACCGCCGATACCGGCACCGACATAGGGCGTGAAGGCTCCGTAGGTCCCGAGGTCCACATAGGCATTGGCGAGCAGGCTCCAGGCGGACATCGATGCGACATCGTTCGAGACGCAATTGACGGCGACCCCGCAGCCGCCGCTGGTAGAGCCGTTGAAGTCGGACTCGCCGAGATAATCGAGCGTGAGGTCGGCACGCAGATAGCTGTTGATCTGATATCCGACACCGCCGCCAAGGACGTAGGAATCATCCACATCGGCCCGGTCGAAATCGACCAGGTTGCTGTTCGAGCCCTGAAAATAGTGGGCCCCGCGCAAATCGTTCCACGCATATCCGACGTCGCCGCGCAGATACCAGCCGCTGGATTCGACCACCTCCACCGGCTGCTCGACGAACGGTGCTTCCACGGGTGGCTGATAGACGTCCGCTGCGTATACCGGCGTGCCGCTCAGCAGAGCCGCAGCGACGCCCCTAAAAATCTTCTTCATGCCCCAACCCCAATACACTAGAGTATCCTCGATCGGCTGGCAGCACATAGTCGCAGCCGTGCCGTATGCTCTGATGTACAATGAAGGGAAAGGGTTAATCCCTGATTAACTACAAAAATTTACCTTGAATATTAACTGTTGCTAGTATTCGGTGGTCGTAGTCAACAATAGTCGCCCTCATCCGGACCGCCCGCCTCCCTCTCCCCGCAAGCGGGGCGAAGGAGACTCGCGGAAGCGGTGGCAAAGGCTGCTTCTTAATCAGGCAGCGGCGCTGCGCACGCTGCCGATCACGTTGACGAGTTCGTCGACGATGCGCTCGACCTGACCTCGGTCGTCGCCTTCCGCCATGACGCGGATCAGCGGCTCGGTGCCGGAAGGCCGGATGAGCAGCCGCCCGTTCTTGGCGAGCTGCGCCTCCGCATCGGCGATCGCCTGCTGCACGCCGGCGTCCTCCAGCGGTTTTCCGGCCGCAACGCGCACATTCTTCAGCACCTGCGGCACCGGCTCGAAACGTCGGCAGATTTCGCTCACCGCCTTGCCCTGGCGCTTGACCACCGCCAGGATCTGCAGCGCCGCCACCAGACCGTCGCCGGTCGTGCCGAAATCGGAAAGAACGATGTGGCCTGACTGTTCGCCACCGACATTCAGGCCGTCCTGACGCATCTGCTCGACGACGTAACGGTCGCCGACCTTGGTGCGGTGGAGCTTGAGCCGGCGCGCCTGGAGGTAGCGTTCCAGGCCGAGATTCGACATGACGGTCGCGGCGATGCCGCCGCCCTTGAGCATGCCGTCGGCCGCCCAGCTGTCGGCGATGACCGCCATGAGCTGGTCGCCATCGATAACCGTCCCTTCCTCGTCGATGATCAGAACCCGGTCGGCGTCTCCGTCAAGCGCGATGCCGATATCCGCCCTCACCTCGTGCACCTTCTTCTGCAGCGCGGCGGGGTGCGTCGATCCGCATTCGAGGTTGATGTTGACGCCGTTCGGCTCCGTCCCGATCGTGACGACTTCGGCGCCGAGCTCCCAAAGGGCGGAGGGCGCGACCTTGTAGGCGGCACCGTTTGCGCAATCGATGGCGATCCTGAGTCCTGTCAGTGTTACGTCGCGCGGCAGCGTCCGCTTGGCCTGTTCGATATAGCGGTAGATGTCGCCGTCAACGCGCTTGGCCCGGCCGATGTCCTCCGGCTTGGCCAGCTGCCCGGACATGTCCTGCTCCAGCAGCTCCTCGATCTTTTCCTCGATGTCGTCGGAAAGCTTGTAGCCATCGGGCCCGAAGAGCTTGATGCCGTTGTCGCGGAACGGATTGTGCGAGGCGGAAATCATCACGCCGATATCGGCTCTCAGCGACCGCGTCAGCATGGCGACACCAGGCGTCGGTATCGGGCCGAGCAGAAAGACGTCGAGCCCCGCTGCCGTGAAGCCCGCAACCATCGCGTTTTCGAGCATGTAGCCTGAAAGGCGCGTGTCCTTGCCGATCACCACGCGGTGCCGATGAGCGCCGTTCCTGAAAATGGTTCCTACTGCAATGCCGACCCGCATGGCGAGGTCCGGCGTCATCGGAAAAATATTTGACTGGCCGCGAATACCATCGGTGCCGAAATATTTGCGCTTCATAAAAACTCCATCGTCCTGCTTCGGCGTCGCCTCTCGTGCCGCCCGCGTCTGCCTGCGTGTTCCGCGACCGGATTTCATAGTTCCGCGACCCGCCGATTACCCCGGCGGAATGAAGAAAATAGACGCGGCCTTCCGCCCCTCATGCCGCTCTCACCATCCAAACGCCCTTGCCCCGATCAGATCGGGAAAATCAAGTAGCCCCGCGCCATATTTGGCACAAAACCGTAATAAACGGCAGCGATCATACCATCAGAAATCATTACAGCGCGTTACAACTGCACCTTTTTTCGACAGGATGCTTCTGGTCGGATCGACCTGAAGCACGAATGCAGAAACCGTGGCACTTTTTGCCTCGTCCCGCTCCAAAAAAAGCCGCCGCCCCTTCCGGAGCGGCGGCTTTTTGATTGCGCTTGCACGGGAACCTATTGCGGCTGCGGTTCGAACCCGCCTTCGGGCTCCTCACCCTTGTTCCCGGTTTCCTTCTTCGTGCCGGCCGAAGGCACGGCCGAGCCGCGATGCGGCGGCGTGTCGTCGCCGAGATCGCGGGCCGGCTTCTCGCCGCGGATCAGAGCCTTGATCTCGTCGCCGGTCAACGTCTCGTATTCGAGCAATCCTTCCGCAAGAGCCACGAATTCATGATTGTGCTCGGTGAGGATACGGCGCGCCGTTTCATAGGCCTCGTCGATCAGGCGGCGGATTTCGTTGTCGATTTTCTGAGCGGTCGATTCCGAAACGTTCTTCTGCTGCGCGACGGAATGACCGAGGAAGACCTCCTGCTGGTTCTCGCCATAGGCGACCTGTCCGAGCTGATCGGAGAAGCCCCACTGCGTGACCATCGCCCTGGCAAGCTTCGTCGCCTGCTCGATATCGGAGGATGCGCCCGAGGTTATGTTCTCCTTGCCGAAGGTCAGTTCCTCGGCGACGCGTCCGCCCATCATGATGGCAAGGCGCGAGATCATCCACTTGTAGCTCATCGAGTAGCGGTCGCCCT
Encoded here:
- a CDS encoding outer membrane protein produces the protein MKKIFRGVAAALLSGTPVYAADVYQPPVEAPFVEQPVEVVESSGWYLRGDVGYAWNDLRGAHYFQGSNSNLVDFDRADVDDSYVLGGGVGYQINSYLRADLTLDYLGESDFNGSTSGGCGVAVNCVSNDVASMSAWSLLANAYVDLGTYGAFTPYVGAGIGGTRVKWGTLRNTSCDVTDPSNCDPTVEHKGESDWRFTYALMAGTAVDLTCNLKADVGYRFRHINGGNMFGYNLNSGPAYDKDIYVHEARAGLRYSFGNNCEAAYVPPAEPIVYK
- the glmM gene encoding phosphoglucosamine mutase, coding for MKRKYFGTDGIRGQSNIFPMTPDLAMRVGIAVGTIFRNGAHRHRVVIGKDTRLSGYMLENAMVAGFTAAGLDVFLLGPIPTPGVAMLTRSLRADIGVMISASHNPFRDNGIKLFGPDGYKLSDDIEEKIEELLEQDMSGQLAKPEDIGRAKRVDGDIYRYIEQAKRTLPRDVTLTGLRIAIDCANGAAYKVAPSALWELGAEVVTIGTEPNGVNINLECGSTHPAALQKKVHEVRADIGIALDGDADRVLIIDEEGTVIDGDQLMAVIADSWAADGMLKGGGIAATVMSNLGLERYLQARRLKLHRTKVGDRYVVEQMRQDGLNVGGEQSGHIVLSDFGTTGDGLVAALQILAVVKRQGKAVSEICRRFEPVPQVLKNVRVAAGKPLEDAGVQQAIADAEAQLAKNGRLLIRPSGTEPLIRVMAEGDDRGQVERIVDELVNVIGSVRSAAA